A window of the Fibrobacter sp. UWH4 genome harbors these coding sequences:
- the dcm gene encoding DNA (cytosine-5-)-methyltransferase — protein MAQTRQKKNVIRVFEGFAGYGGASFGLKRAKKALTNFDYTVVGYSEFDKYASKLFDANHRDEKGNPIKNWGDITKINPDELPDFDFFTGGFPCQPFSSAGMQLGTEDPYGRGAMLGHIIRICRVKKPKYILLENVKGFTSGKFKPIHDQLVKDLIEMGYGTTEENTLAKVVLNSKDYGVPQNRERLWMFARLGGLPENFEIKPPEIHSDLKMADFLDISPEKFLYLSDDQIAHLKVKHHIDSFVVKTPLCFDVYNKKIKKDGYSITITQPEHNSLRVIEPPKKSGKDKGKEIVRKMSVHEQFRLMGFDISRDKKICEINFDGQSYSQLSKRAGNGWDVNIVGILLAHIWRQL, from the coding sequence ATGGCCCAGACTCGACAGAAGAAGAATGTAATCAGGGTTTTTGAAGGCTTTGCTGGTTATGGCGGAGCATCCTTTGGATTGAAAAGAGCAAAAAAAGCTTTGACGAATTTTGATTACACTGTTGTTGGTTATTCAGAGTTCGATAAATACGCTTCAAAACTCTTTGACGCAAACCATCGAGATGAGAAGGGAAATCCTATAAAGAACTGGGGCGACATTACAAAAATAAACCCTGATGAATTACCTGATTTTGATTTCTTCACCGGAGGATTTCCCTGTCAGCCATTCTCTTCCGCAGGAATGCAATTGGGAACCGAAGATCCCTATGGTCGAGGGGCAATGCTTGGACATATCATTCGAATATGTCGAGTAAAAAAGCCGAAGTATATCCTTTTGGAAAATGTTAAAGGCTTTACTTCTGGAAAGTTTAAGCCCATCCACGATCAACTTGTAAAAGACTTGATTGAAATGGGATATGGCACGACGGAAGAAAACACATTGGCAAAGGTTGTTTTGAATTCAAAAGATTACGGTGTGCCGCAGAATCGAGAACGCCTTTGGATGTTTGCTCGGTTAGGAGGATTACCAGAAAACTTTGAAATAAAGCCTCCAGAAATCCATAGCGATTTGAAAATGGCAGATTTCTTAGACATTTCCCCTGAAAAATTTCTTTATCTGTCGGATGATCAAATTGCTCATTTGAAGGTGAAACATCACATTGATTCTTTTGTCGTAAAAACGCCGTTGTGTTTTGATGTGTATAACAAGAAAATCAAAAAAGATGGCTACAGCATAACAATCACCCAGCCGGAACATAATAGTCTTCGTGTTATTGAACCTCCCAAGAAGTCTGGCAAAGACAAAGGCAAGGAAATTGTTCGAAAGATGTCTGTTCACGAACAATTTCGCCTTATGGGATTTGACATTTCTCGCGATAAAAAGATTTGCGAAATCAACTTCGACGGACAATCGTATTCCCAGTTGTCTAAACGAGCAGGAAATGGTTGGGACGTGAATATAGTTGGAATTCTTTTAGCTCATATATGGAGGCAACTATGA
- a CDS encoding class I SAM-dependent methyltransferase — MNVWNIFAPVYEFSMRSQKNIYDFLYARIAEVAKGKDVLELATGPGMIARHIAPAAKSVVATDFAPKMIETALKAKNPDNLSFEVADATSLCFADNSFDVVVIANALHIIPNPEKALEEIRRILKDGGLLIAPNFFFREDGKKNLWQKFLSFVGVRFAHEWTEKEYKAFLESNGWFIKMARVIKGRIDLIYVECA, encoded by the coding sequence ATGAATGTATGGAACATTTTTGCACCGGTTTATGAATTCTCGATGCGTTCGCAGAAGAATATCTATGATTTTCTGTATGCGCGGATTGCCGAAGTCGCCAAGGGCAAAGATGTTCTTGAACTGGCGACGGGCCCCGGGATGATTGCACGGCATATTGCGCCTGCCGCAAAGTCCGTGGTGGCAACTGATTTTGCGCCGAAGATGATTGAAACCGCACTCAAGGCGAAGAATCCTGACAACCTGAGTTTCGAAGTTGCAGACGCAACTTCGTTATGCTTTGCGGACAATTCCTTCGACGTCGTCGTGATAGCGAATGCGCTCCATATTATTCCGAATCCGGAAAAGGCGCTTGAAGAAATCCGCCGTATCTTAAAGGATGGCGGCCTGCTGATTGCGCCGAACTTCTTTTTCCGCGAAGATGGCAAGAAGAATCTGTGGCAAAAATTCCTGAGCTTTGTCGGCGTCCGCTTCGCACACGAATGGACCGAAAAAGAATACAAGGCCTTCTTGGAATCTAATGGTTGGTTCATCAAGATGGCCCGCGTTATCAAAGGCCGGATTGATTTGATCTATGTAGAGTGCGCTTGA
- a CDS encoding helix-turn-helix transcriptional regulator translates to MKKNQVIDFMSSLENEDEGLDLYSKTYEALSAFLTDFDFLKDSLGLTQQDVADKMGTTQSAISRIASLKTNPSYKQLLKMSEAVGGELYITPMKSMTVQVPYDLQETVRKLATEAGSSPNDFLTSILRNAIELERANYMNKTLALNCVGERNRIQGKKEELAGVIGD, encoded by the coding sequence ATGAAAAAGAATCAAGTCATCGATTTTATGTCTTCGCTCGAAAACGAAGACGAAGGTCTAGATTTGTACTCCAAGACATACGAGGCGCTGTCGGCCTTCCTGACGGATTTTGATTTCCTGAAAGATTCCTTGGGGCTCACGCAGCAAGATGTCGCCGACAAGATGGGCACGACACAAAGCGCTATCTCGCGTATTGCATCCTTGAAAACGAACCCTTCGTACAAGCAGTTGTTGAAGATGTCGGAGGCCGTCGGTGGCGAACTGTACATAACTCCGATGAAGAGCATGACCGTCCAGGTTCCTTACGACTTGCAAGAAACAGTACGAAAGTTGGCGACCGAGGCTGGCTCAAGTCCTAACGATTTTCTTACAAGCATTCTGCGCAACGCAATAGAACTAGAACGCGCAAACTACATGAATAAAACGCTTGCCTTGAACTGCGTTGGTGAACGCAATCGCATACAGGGCAAAAAAGAAGAACTCGCAGGGGTAATCGGCGATTAA
- a CDS encoding ABC transporter ATP-binding protein, with amino-acid sequence MFDTLIKFFNFCNAENRHKFYGSIIVGIFNSFFMALRIGAMAVMLQGVIRHVQGIAPFTMDTVWLSLGIMVASLIGATVTKRIMSMWQTEGGYRTCASKRIEIAEHLRYLPMGYFNKNSLGYITSVTTNTMEQLGDVATRVVMMVTQGILDTILIIVMIAFFDWRIAIVATIGFALFQFINTLMRMNVRAISHEKVECDSKVVEKVLEYIQGIAEVKAYNMTGKRSKELNEVIDKCTAANISMELKCVPLSNLQTFIAKLTGVAIMMFSIHFYLNGSMELANCAVMLVCSFMLFAALELGGSYAALLRTVDIAVNRANDILNKPTMDIDGEDIAPVNHDIKADSIDFAYDKRKIIDNVTLSIPEKTTTAIVGPSGSGKTTLCHLLSRFWDVNAGSVTLGGRRVQDYSMDSLMKNFSFVFQNVYLFRDTIENNIKFGNPSATHEQVVEAAKKACCHDFIEKLPDGYNTVIGEGGTSLSGGERQRISIARAIMKDSPVIILDEATANVDPENERDLMNAIQELTREKTVIMIAHRLKTVRHADQIIVLDKGRIVEQGKHEELVKNGGIYARFIDSRRDAVSWKL; translated from the coding sequence ATGTTCGATACTCTCATCAAGTTCTTTAATTTCTGCAATGCAGAAAACCGCCACAAGTTCTACGGCTCAATCATCGTGGGAATTTTCAATTCCTTCTTCATGGCGCTCCGCATCGGAGCTATGGCTGTCATGTTGCAGGGCGTCATTCGCCATGTGCAGGGAATCGCGCCGTTTACCATGGACACCGTCTGGCTTTCGCTTGGAATCATGGTGGCAAGCCTTATCGGCGCAACCGTCACCAAGCGCATCATGAGCATGTGGCAAACCGAAGGTGGCTACCGCACTTGCGCCTCCAAGCGCATCGAAATCGCCGAACACCTACGCTACCTGCCCATGGGCTACTTCAACAAAAACAGCCTCGGCTACATTACCTCCGTCACCACCAACACTATGGAACAGCTTGGCGATGTGGCAACACGCGTTGTCATGATGGTTACGCAGGGCATTCTCGACACCATTCTCATCATCGTGATGATTGCCTTTTTCGATTGGCGAATTGCGATTGTCGCGACCATCGGCTTTGCGCTCTTCCAATTCATCAACACGCTCATGCGCATGAACGTTCGCGCTATTTCGCACGAAAAAGTGGAATGCGACAGCAAGGTCGTTGAAAAAGTTCTCGAATACATCCAGGGAATTGCCGAAGTCAAGGCCTACAACATGACCGGCAAGCGCTCCAAGGAACTGAACGAAGTCATCGACAAGTGCACTGCAGCAAACATCAGCATGGAACTCAAGTGCGTCCCGCTTTCGAACTTGCAGACCTTTATTGCAAAGCTCACTGGCGTTGCCATCATGATGTTCTCGATTCATTTCTACTTGAACGGCAGCATGGAACTTGCCAACTGCGCCGTTATGCTGGTGTGCTCCTTCATGCTCTTTGCGGCCCTGGAACTGGGCGGTAGCTACGCGGCCCTCCTCCGCACCGTAGATATCGCCGTGAACCGCGCAAACGATATCTTGAACAAGCCCACCATGGACATCGATGGCGAAGACATTGCCCCCGTGAATCACGACATCAAGGCCGACAGCATCGATTTCGCCTATGATAAGCGCAAAATCATTGACAACGTGACGCTTTCCATTCCCGAAAAGACGACCACGGCCATCGTGGGCCCGAGCGGTTCTGGCAAGACGACGCTTTGCCATTTGCTCTCTCGCTTCTGGGACGTAAACGCAGGCTCGGTGACTCTGGGCGGCCGCCGCGTGCAAGATTACAGCATGGACAGCCTGATGAAGAATTTCAGTTTCGTGTTCCAGAACGTGTATCTGTTCCGCGATACGATTGAAAACAACATCAAGTTCGGAAATCCAAGCGCCACGCACGAGCAAGTCGTGGAAGCCGCCAAGAAAGCCTGCTGCCACGACTTTATTGAAAAACTCCCCGACGGCTACAACACGGTCATTGGCGAGGGCGGCACAAGCCTCAGCGGCGGTGAACGCCAGCGCATCTCGATTGCACGCGCTATCATGAAGGATTCACCGGTCATCATTCTGGACGAAGCGACCGCGAACGTGGACCCGGAAAATGAACGCGACTTGATGAACGCTATCCAGGAACTGACCCGCGAAAAGACGGTCATCATGATCGCGCACCGCTTAAAAACCGTGCGTCACGCCGACCAGATTATCGTCTTGGATAAAGGCCGCATCGTGGAACAGGGCAAGCACGAAGAACTCGTGAAGAACGGCGGAATCTACGCCCGATTCATTGATTCCCGCCGCGATGCTGTTAGCTGGAAACTGTAA
- a CDS encoding LlaJI family restriction endonuclease, whose product MNAFAQHIAEPAQKAFTSFADFCVYDAWCSSDEKKDKSFVGIRIENDRPKIYFPMGYRASKPSEDICKQDFYQLIAVLNGKSLQSYFSEEDLRKSQLEFPFYAYLSVLQYYLDFGYFVESETIYKKGFSGKISWPRTIKRIKPQVVKDEEGHDQVVYLNLITRKTSYREDNLITLVHKFCVKESARLIGPLYGISENEVEEPELLFDYELFAEVIQDKIAATFNDKHLELFHAMLKMVRYLENKENRGEDGSENEPLFGVNTFAPVWEAMVDKIFGKLPQGVAKDKFNPHLRWNDGCRDEKLDESEEEIVLNDPKRSTLRPDTIMVVGEGVYILDSKYYKYGLTGFNSHLPGAESVCKQMAYAEYVETHWKEILEENGDPSTSLHSAQDDSSPKPIYNAFIMPYCADAGKWDEIAAVAELPRNDVYAMKRVGYIYGDWKDRSKPYHKIACILLDMKSVMRNYANNPSAQSELAELIPY is encoded by the coding sequence ATGAACGCGTTTGCACAACATATCGCAGAACCCGCACAAAAGGCTTTCACGTCTTTTGCGGATTTCTGCGTGTATGACGCTTGGTGTTCAAGTGACGAAAAGAAGGACAAATCGTTTGTCGGGATAAGGATTGAGAATGACCGCCCCAAAATCTATTTCCCGATGGGGTATCGTGCATCAAAGCCGTCTGAAGATATTTGCAAGCAAGATTTCTACCAGCTTATTGCCGTATTGAATGGCAAGTCCTTGCAAAGCTATTTCTCCGAAGAAGACTTGAGAAAATCCCAACTGGAATTCCCGTTCTACGCGTATCTTTCGGTATTGCAGTACTATCTCGATTTCGGCTACTTTGTGGAATCCGAAACGATTTACAAGAAGGGTTTTTCCGGCAAAATCAGCTGGCCGCGAACAATTAAAAGAATTAAGCCGCAGGTCGTCAAAGACGAAGAAGGTCACGATCAGGTTGTATATCTGAACTTGATTACGCGCAAGACGAGTTACCGTGAAGACAACCTGATTACGCTCGTCCACAAGTTTTGCGTCAAGGAATCTGCTCGGCTGATTGGTCCGCTTTACGGCATTTCAGAAAATGAAGTCGAAGAACCGGAACTTTTGTTTGATTACGAATTGTTTGCAGAAGTAATTCAGGATAAAATTGCGGCAACATTCAATGACAAACATTTGGAACTTTTCCATGCCATGCTAAAGATGGTCCGTTATTTGGAAAACAAGGAAAATCGTGGCGAAGATGGTAGTGAAAACGAGCCGTTGTTTGGCGTAAACACCTTCGCCCCCGTTTGGGAAGCGATGGTGGATAAAATTTTCGGGAAGTTGCCGCAGGGAGTTGCCAAGGATAAATTCAATCCGCATTTACGGTGGAATGACGGATGCCGCGATGAAAAACTTGATGAATCCGAAGAGGAAATAGTTCTGAACGACCCGAAACGTTCCACACTCCGACCAGATACGATAATGGTTGTGGGGGAGGGTGTGTATATCCTTGATTCCAAGTACTACAAATACGGCTTGACCGGATTCAATTCACATTTGCCGGGGGCCGAATCCGTGTGTAAGCAGATGGCTTATGCGGAATATGTGGAAACGCACTGGAAAGAAATTTTAGAAGAGAATGGAGATCCTTCGACTTCGTTACACTCCGCTCAGGATGACTCCTCGCCAAAACCTATCTACAACGCATTCATTATGCCATATTGCGCGGATGCTGGGAAATGGGATGAGATTGCCGCGGTCGCGGAGCTCCCTCGCAATGACGTTTATGCAATGAAACGCGTCGGCTATATCTATGGCGACTGGAAAGATCGTTCAAAACCTTACCACAAAATTGCCTGCATCCTCCTCGACATGAAATCTGTCATGCGAAACTACGCAAATAATCCTTCTGCGCAAAGCGAACTTGCAGAACTAATTCCTTATTAG
- a CDS encoding DMT family transporter, with translation MDKNVIAIGYAIAAAAFYALNVPCSKMLLSHISPVFMAGLLYIGAGLGIGILYLFHVRHESQSERLCKKDFPYTLGMVLLDIAAPILLMFGVKYGTSSNASLLGNFEIVATTLIALFIFREKVSTRLWIAILFITISSFILSFENVDGFNFSVGSIFVLGATICWGLENNCTRKISDKSTYQIVTIKGLCSGIGSIVVSLTTDEMNFAAKYIPLALLLGFVAYGLSIFTYIRAQHYLGAAKTSAFYAFAPFIGVLFSVVLLNEKITLQYIVALLVMIAGTIFVVYDTLVRSHSHMHQHIFTHTHGGITHTHVVTHSHLHNHVFSDAKHGHSHDIKDLEKISTH, from the coding sequence ATGGACAAGAATGTCATTGCGATTGGTTATGCGATAGCGGCGGCCGCATTTTATGCACTGAATGTTCCCTGCTCCAAAATGCTACTGTCCCACATTTCGCCCGTTTTCATGGCAGGGCTGCTCTATATTGGCGCAGGGCTCGGCATCGGCATCCTCTACCTGTTCCATGTCAGGCACGAGTCCCAATCGGAACGGCTCTGCAAAAAAGATTTCCCCTACACGCTGGGCATGGTCCTGCTCGACATCGCAGCGCCCATATTGCTCATGTTCGGCGTCAAGTACGGAACCTCGAGCAACGCCTCTCTGCTCGGGAACTTCGAAATCGTCGCGACAACGCTGATTGCGCTGTTCATCTTTAGAGAAAAGGTGTCCACGCGTTTGTGGATTGCCATTTTATTTATAACGATATCCAGTTTCATTCTCTCGTTTGAAAATGTTGACGGATTTAATTTTTCCGTCGGTTCCATCTTCGTTCTCGGAGCGACCATCTGCTGGGGGCTAGAAAACAACTGCACCCGCAAAATATCGGACAAAAGCACATACCAGATTGTAACCATAAAAGGCCTCTGTTCCGGAATCGGTTCCATCGTCGTTTCGCTTACCACAGACGAAATGAACTTCGCCGCAAAATACATCCCGCTCGCCCTGCTGCTCGGCTTTGTGGCTTACGGCCTGAGCATTTTCACCTACATCCGCGCGCAACATTACCTGGGAGCCGCAAAGACCAGCGCCTTTTACGCCTTCGCGCCCTTTATCGGCGTCCTGTTTTCTGTCGTACTCCTGAACGAAAAAATCACGCTGCAATACATCGTGGCACTCTTGGTCATGATCGCCGGTACCATTTTTGTGGTTTACGATACGCTTGTCCGCTCACATTCACACATGCATCAGCATATTTTCACGCACACGCATGGTGGCATAACCCATACACACGTTGTTACGCATTCCCATTTGCACAACCATGTCTTTTCCGATGCAAAGCACGGTCACAGCCACGACATCAAGGACCTAGAGAAAATCTCAACACACTGA
- a CDS encoding ORF6N domain-containing protein, which translates to MARKTEKTDDIAPNPLMESGIGKMIQVIRGKQVLLDRDLAVLYGVETKRINEQVKRNIERFPIDFCFQLDATEHKFLRSQIATTKTETRGGRQYFPYAFTEQGVAMLSSVLKSETAIKVNIAIMRAFVQLRHLMMGNGGLINRLSNVEAKDLEQDCRLTGHDEHLLDHDRKFDELFEAMDRGELKSKGLFYNNQEFDAYVFVCDLIRQAKKRIVLVDRYVTEKTLAMMLKREKGVSVTIYTYDKSKVLEMDLATYNEQYPDSPMQVLPSYGMHDRFLFIDDTAYHFGASLKDLGKNTFFFTQEDFTLDEVLKKSQKIQAEKESQALQDDNAD; encoded by the coding sequence ATGGCTAGAAAGACCGAAAAAACGGATGATATCGCACCTAACCCGCTCATGGAGTCGGGCATCGGAAAGATGATTCAAGTCATTCGAGGCAAGCAGGTGTTGCTTGACCGCGATTTGGCGGTGCTTTACGGGGTTGAAACGAAGCGTATAAATGAGCAGGTAAAGCGCAATATTGAGCGTTTTCCTATAGATTTCTGCTTTCAACTGGATGCCACGGAGCATAAATTTTTGAGATCGCAAATTGCGACCACAAAAACCGAAACCAGAGGAGGCCGACAATATTTTCCATATGCTTTTACCGAACAAGGCGTTGCGATGCTGTCTTCGGTTCTAAAAAGCGAGACAGCAATCAAAGTCAACATCGCCATCATGCGGGCATTCGTGCAACTACGTCACCTTATGATGGGTAACGGCGGTCTTATCAACCGTCTTTCAAATGTAGAAGCAAAGGATTTGGAACAGGACTGCCGCTTGACCGGTCATGACGAGCATCTGCTTGACCATGACCGTAAATTTGACGAACTTTTCGAGGCAATGGACCGTGGCGAGCTCAAATCCAAGGGTTTATTTTACAATAACCAGGAGTTCGATGCCTATGTATTTGTCTGCGACCTGATTCGTCAGGCAAAGAAAAGAATCGTACTTGTCGACAGGTACGTGACCGAGAAGACTCTGGCCATGATGCTCAAGCGGGAAAAGGGCGTTTCTGTGACAATCTACACCTATGACAAAAGCAAAGTCCTTGAAATGGACCTAGCCACTTACAACGAGCAATATCCCGACAGCCCGATGCAAGTCTTGCCAAGTTACGGAATGCACGACCGATTCTTGTTCATAGACGATACGGCCTACCACTTCGGGGCTTCGCTCAAGGATTTGGGCAAGAATACGTTCTTTTTTACGCAGGAAGATTTCACGTTGGACGAAGTGCTGAAGAAATCGCAGAAAATTCAGGCAGAAAAAGAAAGTCAGGCATTACAAGATGACAACGCGGATTAG
- a CDS encoding AAA family ATPase: MSLPQTEWTDWADWELKEREKNQNETPIISSEKDNQEKENNVSFTPTQIIYYGVPGCGKSYEVNKVINVELDKYGVADKEYHKVRCVFHPEYCNADFVGQIYPYVKPDNGGVEYRFKPGPFAEIVRRAYRNPAEPFFLIIEEINRGNAAAIFGEMFQLLDRIRPEDGPEELSGNIYNTGWSSYGVTNIDVNAYVRQKSTDNPEKIEYDDSIPYGDKIKFINNTAVRLPPNLSIYATMNTNDQNVFMMDNAFQRRFKSKMIRNVLDEKSAQYKTEIDDTGVYWGDFRKWINEKILLPQMAVLKADDKCLGGWFITGEKIGDVDKIKKEDFAEKVLKYLWDDVFKRNKSGEIFVKDDKVNALSDLIDAFETSVGFESFEKIFKMNDVDKAKLQKQANS, translated from the coding sequence TTGAGCTTACCTCAAACGGAATGGACTGATTGGGCTGATTGGGAATTAAAAGAACGCGAAAAAAATCAAAATGAGACGCCTATTATCTCATCAGAAAAGGATAATCAAGAAAAGGAAAACAATGTTTCTTTCACCCCCACCCAAATCATCTACTACGGTGTTCCCGGGTGTGGCAAGAGCTATGAAGTAAATAAGGTCATCAACGTCGAATTGGATAAGTACGGTGTCGCGGACAAGGAATATCACAAGGTTCGTTGCGTATTCCACCCGGAATACTGCAATGCGGATTTCGTGGGGCAGATTTATCCTTACGTGAAGCCGGACAACGGCGGTGTCGAATATCGCTTTAAACCAGGTCCGTTTGCGGAAATCGTGCGCAGGGCATATCGTAATCCCGCAGAGCCATTCTTCTTAATCATAGAGGAAATCAATCGTGGCAATGCGGCCGCCATTTTTGGGGAGATGTTCCAGTTGCTAGACCGTATTCGCCCGGAAGACGGCCCTGAAGAACTTTCCGGTAACATTTACAATACGGGTTGGAGTTCCTATGGCGTCACAAACATTGATGTGAACGCGTATGTTCGCCAGAAAAGTACGGATAATCCGGAAAAGATTGAATACGACGATTCCATCCCGTACGGCGACAAAATAAAGTTCATCAACAATACGGCTGTGCGCTTGCCGCCGAATCTTTCTATCTACGCGACGATGAACACAAATGACCAAAACGTGTTCATGATGGATAATGCGTTCCAACGCCGGTTCAAATCGAAGATGATTCGGAATGTTTTGGACGAAAAATCCGCCCAGTACAAGACCGAAATTGACGATACAGGCGTTTACTGGGGTGATTTCCGTAAATGGATAAACGAAAAGATTCTCTTGCCACAGATGGCTGTTTTGAAGGCTGATGATAAGTGTCTGGGCGGTTGGTTCATCACAGGCGAAAAAATCGGCGACGTGGACAAAATCAAGAAAGAAGACTTTGCGGAAAAGGTTCTCAAGTACCTATGGGACGATGTTTTCAAGCGCAATAAGTCTGGCGAGATTTTCGTCAAGGACGACAAAGTCAACGCCCTTTCGGATTTGATAGACGCTTTTGAAACGTCCGTCGGATTTGAGTCCTTTGAAAAGATTTTCAAGATGAATGACGTAGATAAGGCAAAGTTGCAAAAGCAGGCAAATTCTTAA
- a CDS encoding MATE family efflux transporter encodes MQIQLSDHFTYGRLLRFVFPSILTMFFATIYSIVDAAFVSNFVGKTSFAAVNLVMPVLMLIAAPGVMMGAGGQRARRKIPRRGR; translated from the coding sequence ATGCAGATCCAACTTTCGGACCACTTCACCTACGGGAGGCTGCTTCGCTTCGTCTTTCCGTCTATCTTGACAATGTTTTTTGCCACCATCTACAGCATTGTCGATGCCGCGTTTGTCTCGAACTTTGTCGGAAAGACTTCTTTTGCCGCCGTAAACCTCGTCATGCCGGTCCTTATGCTCATTGCTGCTCCCGGCGTGATGATGGGGGCCGGCGGGCAGCGCGCTCGTCGCAAAATTCCTCGGCGAGGGCGATAA
- a CDS encoding alpha/beta hydrolase, protein MNRTKTLIAATMVALLSATSANACLAACKEKKRDEAYSKPITTSALQTLVDNSLPQKSVDPELGAPYTVYPIEVKPYDKVFHSTLIEYPFGSSPRAVAPASSPRGIILYVHGYNDYFFQEELAEKSDSAGFAFFAIDLHYNGRSYRAGEPRSDMRSVKEYYAELDAAVALSKKIAGNSISSSLPYVIIGHSQGGLITPNYLNERNSEDFAALVLNSPFLDYKNSWFVRTVAFPVLSDVALLMPDAAAPKQESPKYNMSLLKTERGEWEFNTELKSDEWPQQYFGYLRATTRGIKWIHAGMQIQAPVLMMRSGCTVDNVKWDEDYMRCDCMLDVNLLEKWAPKLGPDVTTVTVEDGMHDLFLSRKDVRDYAYRTMFEFLDDAVARKNAVVAYNYIVP, encoded by the coding sequence ATGAATAGGACAAAAACACTCATTGCCGCGACCATGGTCGCACTTCTTTCTGCCACATCCGCTAATGCTTGCCTTGCTGCCTGCAAAGAAAAGAAACGTGATGAGGCCTACAGTAAACCCATTACGACATCGGCTTTGCAGACCCTTGTTGATAATTCCCTGCCGCAAAAGTCGGTTGATCCGGAACTTGGTGCGCCTTATACGGTTTACCCGATTGAGGTGAAACCCTACGACAAGGTTTTCCATTCGACGTTAATTGAATACCCCTTCGGGAGTTCGCCGCGAGCAGTGGCGCCAGCTTCAAGCCCACGTGGAATTATCTTGTACGTACACGGATACAACGATTACTTTTTCCAAGAAGAATTGGCCGAAAAGTCTGATTCTGCCGGGTTCGCGTTCTTTGCGATAGACCTGCATTACAATGGCCGTTCGTACCGCGCAGGGGAGCCGCGTTCCGACATGCGGAGCGTCAAGGAATACTACGCCGAATTGGATGCTGCCGTAGCGCTCAGCAAGAAAATTGCGGGGAACTCCATTTCTAGCAGCTTGCCGTATGTCATTATAGGCCATTCGCAGGGTGGCTTGATTACGCCGAATTACCTGAACGAACGCAATAGTGAGGATTTTGCGGCGCTCGTCTTGAACAGCCCCTTCCTTGATTATAAAAACAGCTGGTTCGTTCGTACTGTGGCGTTCCCCGTGCTTTCGGATGTCGCGCTCTTGATGCCCGATGCAGCTGCGCCTAAGCAGGAATCTCCCAAGTACAACATGTCTCTTTTGAAAACAGAAAGGGGAGAATGGGAATTCAATACGGAATTAAAGAGTGATGAATGGCCGCAGCAATACTTCGGCTACCTTCGCGCCACCACGAGAGGCATTAAGTGGATTCACGCGGGAATGCAAATTCAGGCTCCTGTGCTCATGATGCGTAGCGGCTGCACGGTCGATAATGTCAAGTGGGACGAAGACTACATGCGTTGCGACTGCATGCTGGATGTGAACCTTCTGGAAAAATGGGCTCCCAAGTTGGGTCCCGATGTCACAACGGTGACCGTTGAAGACGGTATGCACGACCTGTTCCTTTCTCGTAAGGATGTTCGCGATTACGCTTACCGCACTATGTTCGAATTCCTCGACGATGCGGTGGCCCGTAAAAATGCGGTAGTCGCTTATAACTATATTGTTCCCTAG
- a CDS encoding PDDEXK nuclease domain-containing protein, with protein MADEQSIKGLDRQLLNACRMFYVKYPQICATVSHKLQGIDYFPENLVVIKKKIREAICETVSRKFETPPELLVTRLSFSHIKEIMTIDDPMERFFYELECIKGTWGVRELHRQIDTKLYFRSGISKKPELLLQRVEKGDVNAALSVKDAYTLDFLDLDAKDAFSETELEQAIMNHLQEFLLEMGKGLDGDNPPIGILLCTEKGPKMVQYVLNGMDERVPSP; from the coding sequence TTGGCTGACGAACAGTCCATCAAGGGGCTTGACCGTCAGTTGTTGAACGCATGCAGGATGTTTTACGTGAAATATCCACAGATTTGTGCGACAGTGTCGCACAAATTGCAGGGAATAGACTATTTTCCCGAAAATTTGGTTGTTATTAAGAAAAAAATCAGGGAAGCAATTTGCGAGACAGTGTCTCGCAAATTCGAAACGCCGCCGGAATTGCTTGTCACTCGGCTTTCATTCTCGCATATTAAAGAAATAATGACCATTGACGACCCTATGGAGAGGTTCTTCTATGAACTTGAATGTATCAAAGGCACATGGGGCGTGCGAGAACTTCATCGGCAAATCGACACGAAACTCTATTTCAGGAGCGGAATCAGCAAAAAGCCGGAACTGTTGCTGCAAAGGGTGGAAAAAGGCGACGTTAATGCAGCCTTGTCGGTCAAGGACGCGTATACTCTCGACTTTTTAGACCTGGATGCCAAGGATGCATTCTCCGAAACCGAATTGGAACAGGCTATCATGAACCATTTGCAGGAGTTCCTGTTGGAAATGGGCAAAGGGTTGGACGGGGATAATCCCCCGATCGGGATTTTGCTCTGTACCGAAAAGGGACCGAAAATGGTCCAATATGTGTTAAACGGTATGGACGAAAGAGTTCCAAGCCCCTAG